From one Callithrix jacchus isolate 240 chromosome 2, calJac240_pri, whole genome shotgun sequence genomic stretch:
- the FEM1C gene encoding protein fem-1 homolog C → MDLKTAVFNAARDGKLRLLTKLLASKSKEEVSSLISEKTNGATPLLMAARYGHLDMVEFLLEQCSASIEVGGSVNFDGETIEGAPPLWAASAAGHLKVVQSLLNHGASVNNTTLTNSTPLRAACFDGHLEIVKYLVEHKADLEVSNRHGHTCLMISCYKGHKEIAQYLLEKGADVNRKSVKGNTALHDCAESGSLDIMKMLLMYCAKMEKDGYGMTPLLSASVTGHTNIVDFLTHHAQTSKTERINALELLGATFVDKKRDLLGALKYWKKAMNMRYSDRTNIISKPVPQTLIMAYDYAKEVNSAEELEGLIADPDEMRMQALLIRERILGPSHPDTSYYIRYRGAVYADSGNFKRCINLWKYALDMQQSNLDPLSPMTASSLLSFAELFSFMLQDRAKGLLGTTVTFDDLMGILCKSVLEIERAIKQTQCPADPLQLNKALSIILHLICLLEKVPCTLEQDHFKKQTIYRFLKLHPRGKNNFSPLHLAVDKNTTCVGRYPVCKFPSLQVTAILIECGADVNVRDSDDNSPLHIAALNNHPDIMNLLIKSGAHFDATNLHKQTASDLLDEKEIAKNLIQPINHTTLQCLAARVIVNHRIYYKGHIPEKLETFVSLHR, encoded by the exons ATGGATCTAAAGACAGCAGTATTTAACGCAGCTCGGGATGGCAAACTCCGGCTTCTCACCAAATTGTTGGCAAGCAAATCCAAAGAGGAGGTTTCCTCCTTGATCTCTGAAAAAACAAATGGGGCCACACCACTCCTGATGGCCGCCAGGTATGGGCACCTTGACATGGTGGAATTCCTCCTAGAGCAGTGCAGTGCCTCCATAGAAGTTGGGGGCTCCGTCAATTTTGATGGCGAAACCATTGAGGGGGCTCCCCCTTTATGGGCCGCTTCTGCAGCAGGACATCTGAAAGTGGTCCAGTCTTTGTTAAATCATGGAGCATCTGTCAACAACACGACTTTAACCAATTCAACTCCTCTTCGAGCTGCGTGTTTCGATGGCCATTTGGAAATAGTGAAGTACCTTGTAGAACACAAAGCTGATTTGGAAGTGTCAAACCGACATGGGCATACGTGCTTGATGATTTCATGTTACAAAGGACATAAAGAGATTGCTCAGTATTTACTTGAAAAGGGGGCAGATGTTAATAGAAAAAGTGTTAAAG gTAATACTGCATTGCATGATTGTGCAGAATCTGGAAGTTTGGACATCATGAAGATGCTTCTTATGTATTGTGCCAAGATGGAAAAGGATGGTTATGGAATGACTCCCCTTCTCTCAGCAAGTGTGACTGGTCACACAAATATTGTGGATTTTCTGACACACCATGCACAGACCAGCAAGACAGAACGTATTAACGCTCTAGAGCTTCTAGGAGCTACATTTGTAGACAAAAAAAGAGATCTCCTTGGGGCTTTGAAATACTGGAAAAAGGCAATGAACATGAGGTACAGTGATAGGACTAATATTATTAGTAAACCAGTGCCACAGACACTCATAATGGCTTATGATTATGCCAAGGAGGTGAACAGTGCAGAAGAGCTAGAAGGTCTTATTGCTGATCCTGATGAGATGAGAATGCAGGCACTATTAATCAGAGAACGTATTCTTGGTCCTTCTCATCCTGATACCTCTTACTATATTAGATATAGAGGTGCTGTCTATGCAGACTCTGGAAATTTCAAACGATGCATCAACCTATGGAAGTATGCTTTGGATATGCAGCAGAGCAATTTGGATCCTTTAAGCCCAATGACCGCCAGCAGCTTATTATCTTTTGCAGAACTATTTTCCTTTATGCTACAGGATAGGGCTAAAGGCCTGCTGGGTACTACTGTTACATTTGATGATCTTATGGGCATACTTTGCAAAAGCGTCCTTGAAATAGAGCGAGCTATCAAACAAACTCAGTGTCCCGCTGACCCGTTACAGTTAAATAAGGCTCTTTCTATTATTTTGCACTTAATTTGCTTGTTAGAGAAAGTTCCTTGTACTCTAGAACAGGACCATTTCAAAAAGCAGACTATATACAGGTTTCTTAAGCTGCATCCAAGGGGAAAGAATAACTTCAGCCCTCTTCATCTGGCTGTGGACAAGAATACTACATGTGTAGGGCGGTACCCTGTTTGTAAATTTCCATCTCTACAAGTTACTGCGATACTGATAGAATGTGGTGCTGATGTGAACGTCAGAGACTCGGATGACAACAGTCCCCTACATATCGCTGCTCTTAACAACCATCCAGACATCATGAATCTCCTTATTAAATCAGGTGCACATTTTGATGCCACAAACTTGCACAAACAAACTGCTAGTGACTTGCTGGATGagaaagaaatagctaaaaatttgATCCAGCCTATAAATCATACCACATTGCAGTGTCTTGCTGCTCGTGTCATAGTGAATCATAGAATATATTATAAAGGGCACATCCCAGAAAAGCTAGAGACCTTTGTTTCACTTCATAGATGA